DNA sequence from the Acidothermus cellulolyticus 11B genome:
TCAGATTGCCGCCATCAGCACGACCTTCACCCAGGGTCCGGCCGAAACCACCGGCGTCGACACGGATCTGATGATCCAAGGTGACGGTTTTTTCGTGCTTGATGACGGTGGTCAGCGGGTGTACACCCGGAACGGCGCCTTCTCTTTCGACGCGAACGGCAACCTCGTCAGCGCCAACGGCGCTCTCGTGCAAGGCTGGCTGGCCAGCGGCGGTGTGGTGAATACCACTGGACCGGTCACCGCGATAAAGCTCCCGCTCGGAACGTCGATGCCCCCATCGGCGACGACCACCGCGACCCTCGCCGGCAACCTCCCGGCCGACGGTTCCGGCTCGCCGATCGACAACAACCTCACGGTGTATGACGCCAAGGGGCAGGCCACCCAGTACACCCTCGAGTACAGCTACGACACGACGTCCAACAGCTGGAAGCTGGACATTCTGCCGCCGGGCGGCGGTTCGCCGACCAATGTGCCGTTGAGTTTCGATTCGACGACCGGTCAGTACAACGGCACCAACCCGCAAACCGTGACCCTGGGTGGGCAGAACATCAGCCTCGACCTCTCCGGGCTGACCGCCTACGGCGGCGGGAACACCGTCGAGGTGGTCTCGTCGGACGGTTCCGCCATGGGCTCGCTCGCGTCGTACACCATTTCGCCGGACGGCACCATCCAGGGTGTCTTCACCAATGGGATGAAGCAACCGCTCGCCAAGATTGCCCTGGCGACCTTCAACAATCCCGGCGGTCTCACCAAGGTAGGCACGTCCGAGTACGCCGAATCGGTGAACTCCGGCGCCGCGCAGATCGGTGCGTCGGGGACGGGAAGCCGCGGCCAGCTCGCCGCCGGTGAGCTCGAGGGCTCGAACGTCGACCTGTCCCAGGAATTCACCAACTTGATCATTGCCGAGCGGGGTTTCCAGGCCAACGCGAAGGTCATCACCACATCCGACCAAGTTCTCCAGGATCTGGTGAATCTCAAGCAGTAACCCAAGTTGACGTCGGCCGGTCCTCAGGTCCGCTGGGGACCGGCCGAAGGGGTAGACGGCTCACCACGGATCGGTGAGCGCACGGTGCCATGGACGGAGGGCCGATGATCGTTGTCACCCGGCTGAACGGCCCTCCCTTCGCTCTCAATCCCGACCTCATCGAACGGATTGACGCCACCCCGGATACCGTCGTGACCCTCGTCGACGGGGTCAAGTACGTCGTCGCCGAGTCCGTCGAGGAGGTCGTCGCGCGCATTCGCGAGTACCGCGGGCAAGTATTGGCCGCCGCGTATGCCTTCGAGCGGACCATCACGCCGACCGGCCGGGGACTGCGCGTCATCCGCAGCGAGGACACGACCGATACGTCCCCCGACAGTGACGAGAATCCCGATCCGACGCCGCTAGCGCCCCGGCCGACGCGCCAGCGTCGCCGCGCACTCGACGGTGGGGACAGCTGAGATGGACGTCGGCACCATCGTCGGGATTCTGCTCGGCTTCTCCGGCATTTTCATGTCAATGATCCTCGAGGGGAGCAAGCCGACCGCCATTCTCCTTCCAGCGCCGATGATGCTCGTCATCCTCGGCACCCTCGGTGCCGCAATGGCCGGCGGACTGCTCAAGGACACCACCGGATCCGTCAAATGGATAAAGACCGCCCTGCTCGCCAAGCCGATCCGGCCGGACGGTCTCGTCGACGAGCTCGTCAAGCTCGCGGATCGCGCACGCCGGGAAGGGCTGCTAGCCTTGGAAGACGCCGCCAATGAGGTGGACGACGACTTCCTGCGCAAGGGTCTGCAGCTGGCCATCGACGGCACGGATCCCGAAGAACTTCGGGAGATCCTCGACGCCGAGATCGTCGCGAAACGAACGGAGTACAAGCAAGGCGCCAAGCTCTTCCTTGACATGGGCGGGTATTCACCGACGCTCGGCATCATCGGCACGGTCGTGAGCCTCATTCACGTGCTCGCGAATCTGAGTTCGCCGGAATCGCTCGGCAAGCTCATCGCAAGCGCCTTCGTGGCCACCCTCTGGGGCGTGATGCTGGCGAACATCGTGTGGCTGCCGCTCTCCAACAAGATCGGCCGCCTCGGTGAGCTGGCCGTCCAGCAAATGGAGCTGGTCATCGAAGGTGTCCTCTCCATCCAGGCCGGGGTGAACCCAAGGCTCATCCGCCAGAAGCTCCAGTCGCTGCTGCCGGCGGATCCGAAGGCAGAGAAGGCGAAACAGGAGAAGGCAGCGTGAGCACGTCACGACCTTCCCGGCGCCGTCGCCGGAGCAGGCAGCACGCCGAGGGCGGGCACGGGCCTAGCCACGAGCGATGGCTGCTCACCTATACCGACATGGTGACCCTTCTCATGGTGTTGTTCATCGTGCTCTTTGCGATCAGCGTGGTGGACAAGAAGAAGTTCGCGGAGCTTGCCGACGGTCTCGCCCACCAATTCGGCTCGACACCGAAAGTGCTGCCGGCGGGCACGGGGGTGATGGACGGCGGAAAGACGGCCAACCACGACCAAGGGCAGCTCACCAACAACCCGGACCAGCCGATCGCGCCGATTTCTGATGCCGAACAGTCGCATGCGCAGCCGAGCGCGCAGGCCAGCGCGAGCGCGGCGGCGAATGCGGAACGCGAGACTTTCCTGGACGCCGAGCGGCGGATTGAAGCCGCCTTGCAGGCCAAGGGCCTGGCTGATTCGGTGAAGTTCCGCGTGGAGACCCGGGGTCTCATCGTGAGCATCGTCACGGACCAGGTCCTCTTCGACACCGGCAAGGCGGATCTGCGGCCGATCGGGCGACAAGTGTTGGATGCGATCGCTCCGGTGCTCCGCGGCCTGCCCAACGACATCTCGGTCGAAGGGCATACCGACAACGTCCCCATCACCGGTGGACCGTTCGCCTCGAACTGGGAGTTATCGGCTATTCGTGCGACGACGGTTCTTCGTTACCTGGTGAGCAATGACGGCTTGCCCGAAGAGCGCATGTCGGCAACCGGCTACGCCGACACCCGGCCGCTGGTGCCGAACGACACCCCCGAACATCGCCAACAGAACCGACGTGTCGACATCGTCGTCCTGTCGACGCTCCTGACCCAAGCCATCGGAGGTTCACCATGAGTCCAGCGGCCGCTACCGCGACGACCGAGGCAGCGCAGACCGCGAAACCCAAGAAGGGCAAGAAGCGGAAGATTCTCATCATTCTGCTGGCTGTCGCCGTCCTGGCTGGTGGGTACGTCGTGATGGGCAAGAAGTCCCACCATCCGGCGAAAACCGGGGCCGCTGTCCAGGAGAAGCCCGGGCCCCTGGTGGCCGTCGACGCGGTGACGGTCAATCTCGCCGGCGGACACTACTTGCGCATCGGGCTCGCGCTGCAATTCACCACCAAGACCAGCAAGACGCAGCCGCCGGACCCGGCGCCGGCCACCGACGTCGTGATCCAGTACTTCACCGGCAAGGATCCCGGGCCGCTCCAGACCCCGGCCGGGCTCAAGCAAGCAAAGGAGGAGTTGACAAAAGCGATCGCTCAGGTGTATCCGAAAGATCCGATCCTGGAGGTGCTCTTCACATCATTCGTGATCCAGTAGTGGATTGATCGCATGACACCGGCCCGCAGGAAGCCGGGCCGGAAAGCTCAGACGGCGCCGCTCTCTGCCGATCGGAGCGGCGTGACGTTCACGTCGACGGTCGCCCAGGCCACGGGACCGCGGACCCATGCCCGTTCGCGTGAACCGAAGCCGTACGACTTTCGCCGTCCAAACAAGCTAAATCGCGCACACGTCCGCACCCTGCACATTGCGTACGAGACGTTCTGCCGGCAATTCACCACGGTCCTGACCAGCACGCTTGGGGTCTTCTCCCTCGTCGAGCTCGTCGCCGTCGAGCAGATGTCCTACGTCGACTACGTCGAATCGCTGCCCACGCCGACCTTCCTGGCCCTTATCTCACTGGACCCGCTTCAGGGCACGGGAATCCTCCAGCTTCCGCTGGAGACGGCCATGCTCTGCGTCGACCGGGTGCTCGGCGGACCCGGCTCGGCACAACAACCGACGCGACTGCCCACCGACGTCGAGACCGAAATCATGAAGATGGTGACGCGGCGGGCGGTGCAGGAACTGCGTTATGCCTTCGAGGGACTGGTTCAGGTCTCGCCGGACGTCATCGGCATCGAGACCAATCCACAATTTGCGCAGGCCGCGGTGCCGTCCGACATTGTCGTCGTCGCGTCGCTCGAGATCAAAGTCGGTGACCAGGACGGCGCGGCGACCCTCATGATTCCGTTCACCGGGCTGTATCCGGTGCTTGAAGCGGCGGCAAGCCCGAAACGCGGTGACCGGCGTGACCTCCTCGAACGGAGCCAGGCCGCGCTGCGTGCCCGGCTCGAGGACGTCGAAATCGAAGTCGCCGTGCAATTTCCGTACGTGGCACTGACGCCGCACGAACTTCTCAACCTGAGTGTCGGTGACGTGCTGTCTTTACGGCATCCGACTAACGCCCCGCTTCTTATCACCGCGGAAGGAATTCCGTTCGCCTACGCGGTACCCGGCAGCAACGGGCGGCAGGCGGCTTGCCTTGTCGTTGAACCACCCCAGGAAGGCGGTACTGCGCGATGACCGAAATCTCCCCGTCCGACAGCGTCCTCTCGGCGCTCGTCGGCGATTCGAGCGAGCCGGCCGAGTCGGTGTCACCGGTCAACTCAGCGGCTTCGGCACAGACCGTCCGCGCCAGCCGGCTCGAGCTGCTGCAGAACGTCGAAATGGGCGTCACCGCTGAACTGGGCCGCACCCGGATGACGGTACGGGAGCTCCTGTCACTCGCCCCGGGCATGGTGGTGGAGCTAAACCGCGCCGCCGGGAGTCCTATCGATCTGTACGTCAACGGCACACTCATCGCCCGCGGTGAAGTCGTCGTCATCGACGAGGAATTCGGCGTCCGAATCTCGGAAATCGTCGGCCCGGACAGCGAGCGCGGAGGGCAGTGATGCTGAGCGCCGTCTTGCGCATGGTGATCTCACTTGCCGTTGTTCTCGCGCTGATGTACGTGGCCGCCCGGTTGTTGCACCGTTTTCACGGCGCACCGTCATCACCCTCCGCTGCCGGACGGTCCGTGTTCGGCGCAGTACGCCGCATGCTTCTCGGACGCGGCGGTCTGGACCCTGCTTCGCAGCGACCCAGCCGTGTCCTGGAGGTGCTCGCCCGGCAACCGTTGGGAAAGTCAGCCGGCGTGGCGGTTCTGCGGGTGGGTGATCGGACCGTCCTGCTCGGAGTCACCGACCAGCGGGTTGAACTCCTCGGTGACGTCACGCTTCCCGGCCCGCCGGTCCGGCAGGTGAAGGACGGTCACGTCACCCGGACGCCCGTACCGCTGGACGAACTTCTCCGGTACCGGACCGGGGCGTGATGGACCGACGGCACCGCCGGCGCGTCGCCGGACTCGTCAGCCTTGCCGTCGGCGCCGGTGTCGCATTTGCCGTGGCGCTGCCGCTTGCGGCAGGAGCATCCGGCGCCCAGGCTCTCGCGGCGACACCCGCCGCGGCGTCTGCGCCGGCGCAATCGCCGGCGCCGTTTGCCACCCCAAGCCCCATACCGTCTATTGCGCCGATTACGCCGATTGCGACCGGCCCGGCTGCGGCTGCACCGACGCCGTCGGGTCCCGCCGGGCCGACCGGCCCGGCGGCGCCGAACGGACCGGGGTCCACCGTCACGGTGAGCATCAACGGCGTCAACGGAAAACCGAGTCAGTCCATCGTCATCATCCTGCTGATGACGGTTCTGGCCGTCGCCCCGGCGGCGCTCATTCTCACCACCAGTTTCACGAAGGTAATCGTCGTCCTCTCGCTCACCCGGAATGCGCTCGGACTGCAGACGATTCCACCGAATCAGGTGCTGGTCGGACTTGCGCTCTTCCTCAGTCTCTTCGTGATGAGCCCGACCCTCTCGGCGATGAACAAGGACGCCGTCCAGCCGTATCTCAAGGGCCACATCACGGCATCACAGGCGTACGACGCGGGCGTACAGCCGTTGAAGACGTTCATGCTGAACCAGACCCGCAAAGATGACCTGGCGCTGATGATTGACGCCAGTCACCAATCCCGGCCCGCGTCGCCGAAAGACGTCTCGATGACAACGCTGGTGCCGGCGTTCGTTCTCTCAGAACTGCGGGCGGCCTTCATCATCGGGTTCGTCATCTTCGTACCCTTTCTCATCATCGATTTGGTGGTGAGTTCCTCGCTCATGTCCATGGGCATGATGATGCTGCCACCGTCAATAATTTCGCTTCCGTTCAAGCTGCTGCTGTTCATCATGGTGGACGGTTGGGGTCTCATCGCCCGGACCCTGCTCTCCAGCTATCACTGATCCTTCGCGCCGGCTACGGAGCAGCCATGACCGATACCGCCGTCATCCACCTGGCGATGCAGGCGATGGTGGTCGCCGCGAAACTCTGTGCGCCCATCCTGCTCACGAGTCTGTTGGTGGGATTCGGCATTTCGCTGTTCCAGGCGGCGACACAGATTCAGGAATTCACCCTCTCGTTCGTGCCGAAGATTCTCGCCGTCGGGATCGCCATTGTCGTGAGCGGGCACTGGATGCTCATCACCCTGGTCGACTTCACCCACCAGCTCTTCCGGTCGCTGCCCGGACTGATCAGCGGAGGCTAGCCGCCGGTGAGCATCTCCGTCTCGACGCCGCTTCTGGTCGCGTTCCTCCTCGCGACCATCCGGACGTCGGCGTGGCTCGTCGTCGTCCCAATCTTCGGAACGCGCATCATCCCCGGCATGGTCAAGGCCGCCTTCGCAATGGCCCTCGCGTTTCCTGTCTCTGGTGCGCTGGCCCCCCTCGCACCCGCTCCGCAAGTGCTCCCGCTGTGCACGGCGATTCTGCAGAACGTTGCAGCCGGACTCGCGATGGGCGTTGTCACGCTCACCCTCTTCGCTGCGGTACGCGCCGCCGGCGGTCTGCTGGACTATTTCGGCGGCTTCTCCCTCACGTATGCGTTCGACCCGATGGCGGTGCAGAACGATTCCGTTCTCGCCCGGATGTACGACCTGCTTGCGGTCACTCTGCTCTTCGCCGGCGGCGGTTATCTGCTGCTGCTCAAGGGGCTGCTCTCTTCGTACACCGTCATCCCCCTCGCGAGCAGTCATCCGGCGCGGATCCTCGCCGAACTGGCAACGGTGAACATCGGGAGTTTCGCCGTCTCATGTTTGGAAATCGCCGGCCCGCTGCTGGCGGTGCTCGTGGTCGCCGACATCGGCCTCGGTCTCCTGACGAAGATTGCACCGGCGCTCAATGTGTTCTCCCTCGGTTTTCCGCTGAAAATCCTGGTCACCCTCACCCTCGTCGGCGGCACGTTCGTCGCGTTGCCGCACGCGGTCGACGCGTTGGTCGAACGGATCCTGCACGACGGCGGCGGCGTCGCCTCTCTCTTCTCCTGGCGGCATTAGATGGCGGATCGCTCCCAGAAGACCGAGAAACCCACCCAGCGCAAACTGAAGGAGGCGCGCCGGGAGGGTCGGGTCGCGCGTTCACCGGAGGTGGGTGCCTGGCTCGGCCTGCTGGTGGGAATCTTTCTCGTCCACCTCACGATGACCCGGACGACGGCCGCATTCCGGCAGGCCATTGACGGCCTCACCCAAGTGATCCGCACCCCGGACCCCAACCTCGCCGTGCACGTGCTCGGGACCAGTCTGGCCTCCGGAGCCGTCGCCGCCGCGCCACTCGCCGGCGCAATCCTGCTGACGGCGCTGGGCGCGTCGGTGGCACAAGGCGGTCTACGGCTCTCGGCCAAGGCGTTAGCGCCGAAATGGCAGAGTCTCAATCCGCTCAACGGGTGGAAACGGATGTTCGGCCCGCGGGGTGGATGGGAAGCGGCCAAGGCACTGGCGAAGACCGGCCTGCTCGCCCTGATTCTCTATGACACGATGCGCGGACTTGTGCCGCTGACGACGACCGGCACGGTGACACCGCTGCAGGGCGTCGTGCACACCGCCGGCAGCGCGGTGCTGCGGTTTGCCCGGGACGCCGCCGTCGCCGGGCTTCTGCTGGCCTTCCTGGACTACGCATACCAGCTTCGGCGCCACCGTGCGTCGCTGCGCATGACGAAACACGAAGTGAAAGAAGAATTGCGGACGACGGAAGGGGATCCGCGGATTCGCAGTGCGATCCGGGTCCGGCAGATGGCGCTCCGGCGCCGGCGGATGATTCGCGACGTGGCGACCGCGGACGTCGTCGTCGTCAACCCGACGCACATCGCGGTCGCGCTCCGGTACACGCCGGGCAGCGGGGCGCCGACCATCGTGGCCAAGGGTGCGGGCGCCGTCGCCGCCCGAATCCGCGACGAGGCGATCCGGCACCGGGTACCGCTGGTGGAAGACATCCCGTTGGCGCGGGCGCTCTACCGGATCTGTGACGTGGGCCAGGAAATTCCGCGTGAGCTCTTTGTCGCGGTGGCACGCGTGCTGGCATTCGTCTTCTCCCTGAAGAAACGGGGTCGAGTGGGCGGTGTTCACCGGCCGCGTCCCACGCCGGCAGTCGAGCTGGCGGGACTCACCCGCCGACGCCGGACTCCCGGCACCCGGGCGCGCCGCCGACCGCGGATCACGTCCCGCCTGCCGCGGTAACGCCGTACGCCGGCAGGGGAACCGGATGGCGCCGCGGAAATCTCAGCTGACCCGCGCCGATGCCGATGAGGACGTCGGCAAGCAGCCGATTCGAACTCGGCGAGGTGGCGTGCGCGCGAAGCGACTCGGAGAGCTCGGCATCCCCGCCGGGGTTATCGCGATCATCGTGATGATGGTCGTGCCATTGCCCACGGCGCTGTTGGACGTGCTCTTGGCAACGAACATCACGTTTGCCTTGCTGGTGCTGCTCGTGTCGATGTTCGTCAAGCGGCCGCTTGATTTCGCCGCGTTCCCGTCCCTCCTGCTCATCGCCACCCTGTTCCGGCTTGCCCTCAACATCAGCGTGACGCGACTCGTTCTGCTGCACGGCTATGCCGGAAAGGTCGTGCAGAGCTTTGGGCATTTCGTTGTCGGCGGCTCCCTCGTCGTCGGCCTCGTGATCTTTTTGATCATTCTCATCATCCAGTTCGTCGTCATCACCAACGGTGCCGGCCGGGTGGCTGAGGTGGGCGCGCGCTTCA
Encoded proteins:
- a CDS encoding motility protein A, encoding MDVGTIVGILLGFSGIFMSMILEGSKPTAILLPAPMMLVILGTLGAAMAGGLLKDTTGSVKWIKTALLAKPIRPDGLVDELVKLADRARREGLLALEDAANEVDDDFLRKGLQLAIDGTDPEELREILDAEIVAKRTEYKQGAKLFLDMGGYSPTLGIIGTVVSLIHVLANLSSPESLGKLIASAFVATLWGVMLANIVWLPLSNKIGRLGELAVQQMELVIEGVLSIQAGVNPRLIRQKLQSLLPADPKAEKAKQEKAA
- the fliP gene encoding flagellar type III secretion system pore protein FliP (The bacterial flagellar biogenesis protein FliP forms a type III secretion system (T3SS)-type pore required for flagellar assembly.) is translated as MDRRHRRRVAGLVSLAVGAGVAFAVALPLAAGASGAQALAATPAAASAPAQSPAPFATPSPIPSIAPITPIATGPAAAAPTPSGPAGPTGPAAPNGPGSTVTVSINGVNGKPSQSIVIILLMTVLAVAPAALILTTSFTKVIVVLSLTRNALGLQTIPPNQVLVGLALFLSLFVMSPTLSAMNKDAVQPYLKGHITASQAYDAGVQPLKTFMLNQTRKDDLALMIDASHQSRPASPKDVSMTTLVPAFVLSELRAAFIIGFVIFVPFLIIDLVVSSSLMSMGMMMLPPSIISLPFKLLLFIMVDGWGLIARTLLSSYH
- a CDS encoding flagellar biosynthetic protein FliR, yielding MSISVSTPLLVAFLLATIRTSAWLVVVPIFGTRIIPGMVKAAFAMALAFPVSGALAPLAPAPQVLPLCTAILQNVAAGLAMGVVTLTLFAAVRAAGGLLDYFGGFSLTYAFDPMAVQNDSVLARMYDLLAVTLLFAGGGYLLLLKGLLSSYTVIPLASSHPARILAELATVNIGSFAVSCLEIAGPLLAVLVVADIGLGLLTKIAPALNVFSLGFPLKILVTLTLVGGTFVALPHAVDALVERILHDGGGVASLFSWRH
- a CDS encoding EscU/YscU/HrcU family type III secretion system export apparatus switch protein, with translation MADRSQKTEKPTQRKLKEARREGRVARSPEVGAWLGLLVGIFLVHLTMTRTTAAFRQAIDGLTQVIRTPDPNLAVHVLGTSLASGAVAAAPLAGAILLTALGASVAQGGLRLSAKALAPKWQSLNPLNGWKRMFGPRGGWEAAKALAKTGLLALILYDTMRGLVPLTTTGTVTPLQGVVHTAGSAVLRFARDAAVAGLLLAFLDYAYQLRRHRASLRMTKHEVKEELRTTEGDPRIRSAIRVRQMALRRRRMIRDVATADVVVVNPTHIAVALRYTPGSGAPTIVAKGAGAVAARIRDEAIRHRVPLVEDIPLARALYRICDVGQEIPRELFVAVARVLAFVFSLKKRGRVGGVHRPRPTPAVELAGLTRRRRTPGTRARRRPRITSRLPR
- a CDS encoding flagellar FlbD family protein encodes the protein MIVVTRLNGPPFALNPDLIERIDATPDTVVTLVDGVKYVVAESVEEVVARIREYRGQVLAAAYAFERTITPTGRGLRVIRSEDTTDTSPDSDENPDPTPLAPRPTRQRRRALDGGDS
- a CDS encoding FliO/MopB family protein; its protein translation is MLSAVLRMVISLAVVLALMYVAARLLHRFHGAPSSPSAAGRSVFGAVRRMLLGRGGLDPASQRPSRVLEVLARQPLGKSAGVAVLRVGDRTVLLGVTDQRVELLGDVTLPGPPVRQVKDGHVTRTPVPLDELLRYRTGA
- a CDS encoding flagellar basal body-associated FliL family protein; this translates as MSPAAATATTEAAQTAKPKKGKKRKILIILLAVAVLAGGYVVMGKKSHHPAKTGAAVQEKPGPLVAVDAVTVNLAGGHYLRIGLALQFTTKTSKTQPPDPAPATDVVIQYFTGKDPGPLQTPAGLKQAKEELTKAIAQVYPKDPILEVLFTSFVIQ
- a CDS encoding flagellar motor switch protein FliM, coding for MTFTSTVAQATGPRTHARSREPKPYDFRRPNKLNRAHVRTLHIAYETFCRQFTTVLTSTLGVFSLVELVAVEQMSYVDYVESLPTPTFLALISLDPLQGTGILQLPLETAMLCVDRVLGGPGSAQQPTRLPTDVETEIMKMVTRRAVQELRYAFEGLVQVSPDVIGIETNPQFAQAAVPSDIVVVASLEIKVGDQDGAATLMIPFTGLYPVLEAAASPKRGDRRDLLERSQAALRARLEDVEIEVAVQFPYVALTPHELLNLSVGDVLSLRHPTNAPLLITAEGIPFAYAVPGSNGRQAACLVVEPPQEGGTAR
- a CDS encoding OmpA/MotB family protein, with translation MSTSRPSRRRRRSRQHAEGGHGPSHERWLLTYTDMVTLLMVLFIVLFAISVVDKKKFAELADGLAHQFGSTPKVLPAGTGVMDGGKTANHDQGQLTNNPDQPIAPISDAEQSHAQPSAQASASAAANAERETFLDAERRIEAALQAKGLADSVKFRVETRGLIVSIVTDQVLFDTGKADLRPIGRQVLDAIAPVLRGLPNDISVEGHTDNVPITGGPFASNWELSAIRATTVLRYLVSNDGLPEERMSATGYADTRPLVPNDTPEHRQQNRRVDIVVLSTLLTQAIGGSP
- the fliQ gene encoding flagellar biosynthesis protein FliQ, which translates into the protein MTDTAVIHLAMQAMVVAAKLCAPILLTSLLVGFGISLFQAATQIQEFTLSFVPKILAVGIAIVVSGHWMLITLVDFTHQLFRSLPGLISGG
- a CDS encoding flagellar hook protein FlgE, coding for MLRSLFSGVSGLRAHQTMLDVVGNNIANVNTVGFKASQVEFEDTLSQMLRAAGAPQGVQGGTNPAQVGLGVQIAAISTTFTQGPAETTGVDTDLMIQGDGFFVLDDGGQRVYTRNGAFSFDANGNLVSANGALVQGWLASGGVVNTTGPVTAIKLPLGTSMPPSATTTATLAGNLPADGSGSPIDNNLTVYDAKGQATQYTLEYSYDTTSNSWKLDILPPGGGSPTNVPLSFDSTTGQYNGTNPQTVTLGGQNISLDLSGLTAYGGGNTVEVVSSDGSAMGSLASYTISPDGTIQGVFTNGMKQPLAKIALATFNNPGGLTKVGTSEYAESVNSGAAQIGASGTGSRGQLAAGELEGSNVDLSQEFTNLIIAERGFQANAKVITTSDQVLQDLVNLKQ
- the fliN gene encoding flagellar motor switch protein FliN — translated: MTEISPSDSVLSALVGDSSEPAESVSPVNSAASAQTVRASRLELLQNVEMGVTAELGRTRMTVRELLSLAPGMVVELNRAAGSPIDLYVNGTLIARGEVVVIDEEFGVRISEIVGPDSERGGQ